In one Lachnospiraceae bacterium GAM79 genomic region, the following are encoded:
- a CDS encoding helix-turn-helix domain-containing protein, translated as MTQRKIALSIEEAADYTGIGRNTLRQLVEWKKLPVLKVGRKVLIKTDILEMFMEANEGRDLRDRGNVKAVTRTAAN; from the coding sequence ATGACGCAAAGAAAAATTGCATTATCCATCGAAGAAGCTGCTGACTATACGGGAATCGGCAGAAACACCTTAAGACAGCTTGTAGAATGGAAGAAACTTCCAGTATTAAAGGTTGGTCGCAAAGTCCTGATTAAAACCGATATTCTGGAAATGTTTATGGAAGCGAATGAAGGTCGTGATTTGAGGGATAGAGGAAATGTAAAAGCCGTAACAAGAACTGCGGCAAATTAA
- a CDS encoding DUF3847 domain-containing protein gives MAKSTKSYEERMLEMEKKEQESLEKAKRYAAQKKELLKRKKAEESKKRTHRLCQVGGAVESVLGSPIEEEDIPKLIGFLKKQEANGKFFSKAMQKETNTDMEEV, from the coding sequence ATGGCAAAATCAACAAAAAGTTATGAAGAACGAATGCTTGAAATGGAAAAGAAAGAGCAGGAAAGCCTTGAAAAGGCGAAAAGATATGCAGCACAGAAGAAAGAACTTCTGAAGCGAAAGAAAGCCGAAGAAAGTAAAAAACGAACCCATAGGCTCTGTCAGGTTGGCGGTGCGGTGGAATCCGTTCTTGGTTCGCCTATTGAGGAAGAAGACATCCCAAAGCTGATTGGTTTTCTGAAAAAGCAGGAAGCCAACGGGAAATTTTTCTCAAAGGCAATGCAGAAAGAAACAAATACCGATATGGAGGAAGTGTAA